CGCTTCTGACGGCCAATCTGAAGTTCTGACGGGGGCGACGGACCGCCTGGACGCGGGTTCGTCGGCGCGGCGCCACAGGGTTTCGCGCCGCCGAACCCGCGCCTTTCCCGTGTAAACTGACACCATGTGACACAAAGACACGTTCTACGGTCTACTGTTGCAATAACGGGGGATGCCGGATGGGCGGCACCAGCGGCGAGAGGCCTCCACGCGGCACCACGCAAAGTCTTGCGACGAACGCTATCCCGACAGTGTGTTGCGTGGACTGACCGGGAATTTGCCGCGTGCCTCAGCCGAATCGATGCGTCTTCTTGTTCCACGCCCACCTGCCGGGTTGATGCGGACACCCCACTTGGCTTCTCCTATCAACGGGTACCGGCCCGGACGTTTCGGCCGCACCGCCTGGGAATGGCTGGTGCTCGGTTGTACCGTGGTGGCACTCGGCGGCTGGGGCGCCTGGTCGTCGTATCTGGAACACACACGCATCAGCGCCTACGAGCAGCGCCGCCTCGAAACGCAGATCCGCATCCTCGACGACCGCCTGGCCGCGCAACTGGCAAGTCTCGCCGGCGCGCTCGACGGTGTGCGCGACGCCCCCGAAATCTTCGACCGCAGCGACGCCGGTGCGCTCACCTCACGGCGACTGCGCGCGCTCCGGCGCCTGGTGCCGGGCGTGCAGACGCTGGCGCTGGTCGACACGCAAGGCGTCACCCGCGCCGCGACCGAGCCCGAGCTGGTGGGGCGCAGCGTGGCCGAACAGCCTTTTTTCACCGAGGCGCGCGACCATGCCCGCGAGCCGGATGCGCTACGGGTGCTGCGCCTGCCGGCCGGCAGCGTGCCGGGCATCGGGGAGGGCGCGGCAGTGGTCCGGACGCTCTCCAATTCCGGTGATTTCAACGGTGTCGCGTTCGGGGTGCTGGGCGACAAGAGCCTGCAGGACATGTTGGGCTCCATCATCTATGCGAGCGACATGCGGCTGACGCTGGCCACCGGGGACGGTCGCGTGCTGGCCTCGGCGGCCGGCTCGCGCGGCGACGTGGCTGCGGCGGCGGTCGCGCCGGCCGACCGCCTGGAAGCGCGTTACCAGGTGCATGTCGGCCCGCTGCGGATCGACCAGCCCCTGTTCGTGGTGGCCGAGCGCTCGCGTTCGGCGATCGATGCGCCCCGGCGCGGCCGCGCCATCGCGCTGTTCACCGTCTACCTGTGTACGTCGCTGGCCTGCGCGGCCGGCCTGTCGCTGTCGCAGCGCCGGCGCCGCGAACGTGAGCTGAGCCATCGCCTCGATCTGGAAGAACGGCGCACCGAAGCCGAGCGGCTGGACTTCATCCTGGCAGGCGGCAGCATCGGCTTGTGGGACTGGGACGTCGCGGCCCGCCGAATCGACTTCAACGGCCGTTGGCACGACATGCTCGGCCTGCGGATCGGCGACATCGGCGCCGGTCCGGACGACTGGTTGTCGCTGGTGCATCCGGATGACCTGCCCGAGCTGCGAGCAGCCATCGCCCGGCATTGGGAAAGCGACGTGTCGGTACACGAGACCGAGTACCGCGTGCGGCACCGCGACGGCAGCTGGATCTGGCTGCTCGACCGCGGCAAGGTGCTGCAGCGCGATGGCCAGGGCGCGCCGCTGCGCATCGTGGGCGCGCACATGGACGTCACCTCGCACAAGCGCGCCGACGAGGCCCTGCGCCGGAGTGAAGCGCGCTTCCGGGCGCTGACCGAACTCTCGTCCGACTGGTACTGGGAGCTCGACGCCCAGCACCGTTTCGCGCATTTCGAGGGCTACTCCGACACCGAGATCGGCATGCCGCGCGAAGACAACATCGGCCTGACCCGGTGGGACCTGGGCGCGCTCAACATGACCGACGCCGACTGGTCCCGCCACCGCGCGGTGCTCGACGCGCACGAGGTTTTTCAGGACCTGGAACTGCAGCGCCTGGACACCCAGGGCAATGTGTACTGGGTGTCGATCAGCGGCGCACCCTTCTTCGACGCGGAAGGTCACTTCGGCGGCTATCGCGGCATCGGCCGCAGCATCACCGAGCGCAAGCGGGTCGAGGACGAGATCGAGCGGCTGGCCTTCTACGACGCGCTGACCGGCCTGCCCAACCGCCGCCTGTTGCTCGACCGGCTCACCGCCGCGCTCGCGCGCTGCCGCGAGCGTTCGCTGCGTGGCGCGCTGTTGTTCATCGACCTGGACAACTTCAAGGACCTCAACGACACGATGGGCCACGACGTGGGCGACACGCTGCTGGAGCGCGTGGCCAACCGCATCGTGACCTGCGGCCGGCCCGGCGACATGGTGGCGCGCCTGGGCGGCGACGAGTTCGTGGTCATGCTCGAAGGCCTCCCCGGCGACGAGCAGGCCGCCGAAGACGCGGTGCGCGGCGTGGCAGAGCATGTGCTGGAGGTGCTCAACCACCCTTATCTGCTCGAGGGCTACCAGCACCACAGCACGCCCAGCGTCGGTATCGCGCTGTTCGACGGCGACCTCCGGAGCGTGGACGATCTGCTCAAGCGCGCCGACCTGGCGATGTACCAGGCCAAGGCGGCCGGGCGCAACACGCTGTGCTTCTTCCACCCGGACATGCAGGAAGCCGTGACCGCCCGGTCGGCCCTCGAGGCCGATCTGCGCAACGCGATTGCCCACGACGAACTGCTGCTGTATTTCCAGCCGGTGGTCGACCACCACAACCGCCTCATGGGCGCCGAGGTGCTGCTGCGCTGGCGGCACCCGGTGCGCGGCATGGTGATGCCGGGCGACTTCATCGCGCTGGCCGAGCAGACCGGGCTGATCCTGGCGCTGGGCAACTGGGTGCTGGAGACGGCCTGCCGGCAATTGGTGGACTGGGCCGAGCATGCCGACACCCGCGATCTCAGCCTGGCGGTGAACGTGAGCGCACGGCAGTTCCGGCAGGTCGATTTCGTCGAGACGGTGTTGTCGGTGCTGGAGCGCACCGGTGCGCGGCCGGATCGCCTGAAGATCGAGCTGACCGAGAGCCTGCTGCTCAACGACGTGGAAGACATCATCGCCAAGATGTCCGCGCTCAAGGCCCACGGCGTGGGCTTCTCGCTGGACGATTTCGGCACCGGGTATTCGTCGCTGAGCTACCTCAAGCGCTTGCCGCTGGACCAGCTGAAGATCGACCAGTCCTTCGTGCGCGACGTGCTCACCGACCCCAACGACGCGGCCATCGTGAACACCATCCTGGCGCTGGCGCGCAGCCTCGACCTGGGCGTGGTCGCCGAGGGCGTGGAGACCGAAGGGCAGCTCGACTTCCTGCGCCAGGGCGGGTGTACCGCCTTCCAGGGCTACTTCTTCAGCCGGCCCGCGCCGCCGCAGGAGATGCTGGCGCGCTGGTCGGTGCGCGGCCCGGTGGAGAGCGTGG
The nucleotide sequence above comes from Xylophilus sp. GOD-11R. Encoded proteins:
- a CDS encoding EAL domain-containing protein; this translates as MASPINGYRPGRFGRTAWEWLVLGCTVVALGGWGAWSSYLEHTRISAYEQRRLETQIRILDDRLAAQLASLAGALDGVRDAPEIFDRSDAGALTSRRLRALRRLVPGVQTLALVDTQGVTRAATEPELVGRSVAEQPFFTEARDHAREPDALRVLRLPAGSVPGIGEGAAVVRTLSNSGDFNGVAFGVLGDKSLQDMLGSIIYASDMRLTLATGDGRVLASAAGSRGDVAAAAVAPADRLEARYQVHVGPLRIDQPLFVVAERSRSAIDAPRRGRAIALFTVYLCTSLACAAGLSLSQRRRRERELSHRLDLEERRTEAERLDFILAGGSIGLWDWDVAARRIDFNGRWHDMLGLRIGDIGAGPDDWLSLVHPDDLPELRAAIARHWESDVSVHETEYRVRHRDGSWIWLLDRGKVLQRDGQGAPLRIVGAHMDVTSHKRADEALRRSEARFRALTELSSDWYWELDAQHRFAHFEGYSDTEIGMPREDNIGLTRWDLGALNMTDADWSRHRAVLDAHEVFQDLELQRLDTQGNVYWVSISGAPFFDAEGHFGGYRGIGRSITERKRVEDEIERLAFYDALTGLPNRRLLLDRLTAALARCRERSLRGALLFIDLDNFKDLNDTMGHDVGDTLLERVANRIVTCGRPGDMVARLGGDEFVVMLEGLPGDEQAAEDAVRGVAEHVLEVLNHPYLLEGYQHHSTPSVGIALFDGDLRSVDDLLKRADLAMYQAKAAGRNTLCFFHPDMQEAVTARSALEADLRNAIAHDELLLYFQPVVDHHNRLMGAEVLLRWRHPVRGMVMPGDFIALAEQTGLILALGNWVLETACRQLVDWAEHADTRDLSLAVNVSARQFRQVDFVETVLSVLERTGARPDRLKIELTESLLLNDVEDIIAKMSALKAHGVGFSLDDFGTGYSSLSYLKRLPLDQLKIDQSFVRDVLTDPNDAAIVNTILALARSLDLGVVAEGVETEGQLDFLRQGGCTAFQGYFFSRPAPPQEMLARWSVRGPVESVAGG